In Pseudomonas sp. PDNC002, the DNA window CTGTTGTCGCTGTTGCTGGCCATCGCCGTGGCCGCGATCTGCGGTCTGCTGCTGATGCGCGCGATCACCGAGCCGGTGCGCCAGGTGGTCAAGGGGCTTCAGGTCATGGGCGGCGGCGATTTCACCACGCGCCTGGCCATGGAGCGCAACGACGAATTCGCCGTCATCGAGACCGGCTTCAACGGCATGGCCGAAGAGCTCAAGGCGCTGGTGTCGCAGGCGCAGCGCTCGGCCATCCAGGTCACCACCTCGGTGACCGAGATCGCCGCTACTTCCAAGCAGCAGCAGGCCACCGCGACCGAAACCGCCGCCACCACCACCGAGATCGGCGCCACCTCGCGGGAAATCGCCGCCACGTCGCGCGACCTGGTGCGCACCATGACCGAGGTTTCCTCGGCCGCCGAACAGACGTCCACCCTCGCCGGTTCGGGCCAGATGGGCCTGGCGCGCATGGAAGAGACCATGCACCACGTGATGGGCGCCGCCGAGCTGGTCAACGCCAAGCTGGCGATCCTCAACGAGCGCGCCGGCAACATCAACCAGGTGGTCACCACCATCGTGAAAGTGGCCGACCAGACCAACCTGCTGTCGCTCAACGCCGCCATCGAGGCGGAGAAGGCTGGCGAGTACGGCCGGGGTTTCGCCGTGGTCGCCACCGAGGTGCGTCGCCTGGCCGACCAGACCGCCGTGGCCACCTACGACATCGAGCAGATGGTGCGTGAGATCCAGTCCGCTGTGTCCGCCGGCGTGATGGGCATGGACAAGTTCTCCGAGGAGGTGCGTCGCGGCATTTCGGAAGTCGGCCAGGTCGGCGAGCAGCTCTCGCAGATCATCCAGCAGGTGCAAGCCCTGGCGCCGCGCGTGCAGATGGTCAACGAAGGCATGCAGGCCCAGGCCACCGGCGCCGAGCAGATCAACCAGGCGCTGGTGCAATTGGGCGAGGCCACCGGGCAGACCGTGGAATCCCTGCGCCAGGCCAGCTTTGCCATCGACGAGCTGAACCTCGTGGCCAACGGATTGCGCAATGGCGTCTCCCGCTTCAAGGTCTGAGGCCGCCTCGGCGGGCAGGCTCTACCTGCAATTTCGCCTGGGCGCGGACCGCTATGCGCTGGACGTGCACGACGTCGTCGAAGTGCTGCCGCTGCCTGTACTCAAGCGCGTGCCGGAAGCGCCGGGGTGGGTTGCCGGGCTGTTCGCGCACCGCGGCGAATTGCTGCCAGTGCTCGACCTGAGTCAACTGGCGTTCGGCCACAGCGCTCCCCGTCGCACCAGCACCCGCCTGGTGCTGGCGCGCTATCGCAACGGCGACCAGGGCCCGGAGCAACGGCTCGGGCTGATTCTCGAACAGGCCACCCACACCCTGCGCCTGGACCCGGCGGCCTTCCGTGACTACGACCTCGACAACGGCAGCGCGCGCTACCTCGGGCCGGTGCTGGAAGACGAACAGGGGTTGCTGCAACGGGTGAGCGTCGACGCGCTGCTCAGCGACGAAGCGCGTGCACGTCTGCTACCGGAGTCCGGGAGCGAGTCGCCATGAACGATCCGCGCTTCGCCCAGTTGCTCAAGGCACGTATCGGCCTGGACGCCGAATCGGTGGGCGACGCGGTGATCGAGCGAGCGGTGCGCCAGCGCTGCAGCAAGGTCAGCGGCGGTGACGCCGAGCACTACTGGCTGCAGCTCCAGGGCTCGGCGGAGGAGGTGCAGGCGCTGATCGAGGCGGTGATCGTTCCCGAGACCTGGTTCTTCCGTTATCCCGAATCCTTCGCCGCGCTGGCCGATCTCGCCACCCGGCGTGTGCTGGAGCTGGCGGGTACGCGGCCGCTGCGCCTGCTCAGCCTGCCGTGCTCCACCGGCGAGGAGCCGTACTCCATCGTCATGACGATGCTCGATGCGGGGCTCGCGCCGTCGGCGTTCCAGGTCGATGCGCTGGACGTCAGCCGCTCCGTGCTGGAGCGGGCGGAGGAGGGGCGCTACGGGCGTAACTCCTTCCGGGGCGTCGAACTCGGCTTCCGCGACCGTCATTTCATCGACGAGGAGGGCGGCTACCGGATTGCCGAAACGGTCCGCAAGAAAGTCCGCTTCCGTGTCGGCAACCTGCTGGCGGCGGATCTGCTGGCCGGCGAGGCGCCGTACGACTTCGTGTTCTGCCGCAACCTGCTGATCTATTTCGACCGCGCCACCCAGGAGCAGGTCGTCGACGTGCTGTGCCGCCTGGCGCGGGCCGACGGCGTGCTGTTCATCGGTCCTGCCGAGGCCAGCCTGATGTCCCGCATCGGCCTCAAGCCGCTGGGCGTGGCGCAGTCCTTCGCCTTCCCCCTGGCGAGTGCCGAAGTCGTCCGTCCGGCTCCGTTGAGCTGGACGCCGCCCGCACCGCTGCCGCGCCCAAGCGCGCCGAAACCCGTGCCGGTACAGGCGCCGATGCGTCCGCGGGTGGCGGTGAAACCCGTGCAGCACGTCGCTGAGCCCGCCACCGATGCGCTGGCGGACATCGCCCGGCTGGCCAACTCCGGCCAGGCCGGTGCGGCACGCCAGCGTTGCGAGGCCTTGCTGGCCGAGAAAGGGCCGAACGCCGAGGCCTACTATTGGCTCGGGTTGCTGGCCGATGCCCAGGGCCAGGGCATCGAGGCGCAAGGTTTCTACCGCAAGGCCCTGTATCTGCAACCCGACCACCAGGAAAGCCTCCTGCACCTGGCCGCGCTGCTCGCCGCCCAGGGCGACGCCGCCGGTGCTCGCCGCCTGCAGGAGCGCGCCGCGCGAGGAGTGAAGCGCAATGGTTGAACGCGGCTATTCATCGCAGACCGAGTTGCCGCCGGTGGACGACTGCTGGAATCGCGTCGGCGTGCGCGGCGACCGCAGTTGCCCGAAGCTCGTCGAATATATTCATTGCCGTAACTGCCCGGTGCATGCCGCGGCGGCGATCAGCCTGCTCGACCGCTATGCCTTGGGCGGCGAAGAGCCTGTGCAAATGCCGGTCGAAAGCGGCGAAACGGCCATCGAGGATGGTCGCGCGCACCTGATCTTCCGCCTTGGCGAAGAATGGTTGGGCCTGCCCACCCGCGCCCTTGCCGAAGTGGCGCCGGCGTGCGTGGTGCATTCGCTGCCGCACCAGCGGTCGCCGGCGCTGCTCGGCGTGGCCAACGTTCGCGGCACGCTGGTCGCCTGTGTCTCCCTGGGTGAACTGCTGGGCCTCGATATCCGTGCCGCCGCCCGCGATGACGCGCGCATCGTCCCGCGCATGCTAATTCTTGCCGCCACGGGCGGGCCGATCATCTCGCCGGTGGACGAAGTGGACGGTATCCATGAGTTGAGCGAGAGCGCCGTGATCACCGCCTCGTCCCACAGCCATGCCGCCAACGACCGCTTCACCCGTGGGGTGATGCAGTGGCGCCAGCGCAGCATCCGCCTGCTCGACCAGGAAGCCCTGCTCGATGCCGCCACCCGGAGCCTTGCATGACCCCGGACCAGATGAAGGATGCCTCGATGCTGGAGCTGTTCCGCCTGGAGGCGGAAGCCCAGACGCAGGTGCTCGTCCACGGCTTGATGGCGCTGGAGCGCAATCCGACCCAGGCCGACCAGCTGGAAGCCTGCATGCGCGCTGCGCATTCGCTCAAGGGCGCGGCGCGTATCGTCGGCCTCGACGCCGGCGTGCAGGTCGCCCACGTGATGGAAGACTGCCTGGTCGGCGCCCAGGAGGGCCGGTTGCTGCTGGCTTCCGGGCATATCGACGCGCTGCTGGCCGGCACCGATATCCTGCTGCATATCGCCGATGCCCAGCCCGAACGCGCCGAGCAGGCGCAGCAGGGGGTGCCGGCGATGGTCGAGCGCCTGCAGGCGTTGGTGTCCGGACAGGCGCCAGTGCGCTCCACGCTGCCGGCACCGCCTGCGCCGCAGCTTGCGGAGCGGGTCGCGGAGCCTGTTGCGGCGCCGCTGGAACCCAGCCTGGTCGATCCGTCGCCGACCGTGCCCGCCGAGCCCACGGCGCGCCGCCGCGCCAGCGATAGCGACGAAGGCGGCGAGCGCGTTCTGCGGGTCACCGCGGAACGCCTGAACCAGTTGCTCGACTATTCCAGCAAGTCGCTGGTGGAATCCCAGCGCCTCAAGCCCCTGCTGGACTCGCTGCAACGTCTCAAACGCGTGCAGGCCAGCGCCAGCCGTGTGCTCGACGGCGCCCGCGATGCGGCCAGCACGGCCAATCTCGATGCCGAGGCGCAAGCCTACCTGGCCGACGCTCGCCGACTGGTCGGCGAATGCCAGCAGCTGCTCAGCGAGCAGATCGCCGAACTCGACGAATTCAGCTTCAAGGCCGGCCAGCGGGCCCGCTCGCTCTACGACACGGCGCTGGCCTGCCGCATGCGGCCGTTCTCCGACGTGCTGGCCGGGCAGGCGCGGATGGTCCGCGATCTTGGCCGTTCGCTGGGCAAGCCGGTGCGCCTGGACGTGCAGGGCGCGTCCACCCAGGTCGACCGCGAAGTGCTGGAAAAGCTCGAAGCGCCGTTGACCCACCTGCTGCGCAATGCCGTCGACCATGGCATCGAGCCGCCTGACGTGCGCGCCCGCGCCGGCAAGCCGGAGGAGGGCACGATCCAGCTGCTCGCCCGGCACCACGCCGGCATGCTGGTGCTGGAGTTGCAGGACGATGGCGGCGGCGTCGATCTCGAGCGCCTGCGCAGCGCCATCGTGCGCCGTCAGCTGTCCACCGAGGAGACCGTGGCGCGGCTCACCGAGGAGGAGTTGCTGACCTTCCTGTTCCTGCCCGGCTTCAGCATGCGCGAGCAGGTGACCGAGGTGTCCGGCCGCGGCGTCGGCCTCGACGCCGTGCAGCACATGGTGCGCCTGCTGCGCGGCGGTATTCGCATGGAGCAGGTGAGCGGGCAGGGCGCGCGTTTCCACCTGGAAGTGCCGCTGACCCTGTCGGTGGTGCGCAGCCTGGTGGTGACCATCGGTGGCGAGGCCTACGCCTTCCCGCTCGCCCACATCGAGCGCATGCGCCGCCTGGCGCCGGACGAGATCGTCCAGCTCGAGGGCCGCCAGCAGTTCTGGCACGAGGGCCGGCACGTCGGCCTGGTCGCCGCCAGCCAGTTGCTGCAGCGCCCCGAGGGTGAAACCACGGCGGACGAGATTCCGGTGGTGGTGATCCGCGAGCGCGAGAGTGCCTACGGCGTGGCGGTGGAGAAATTCATCGGCGAGCGCACCCTGGTGGTGGTGCCGCTGGACGCGCGCCTGGGCAAGGTGCAGGACGTTTCCGCCGGCGCCTTGTTGGATGACGGCACGCCGGTGCTGATCCTCGATGTGGAAGACATGCTGCGTTCGGTGGAGAAACTCCTCGCCACCGGCCGCCTGGAGCGCATCGATCCCACCGGCCGCCTCTCCGGCCCGGCGCGCAAACGGGTGCTGGTGGTGGACGATTCGCTCACCGTGCGCGAGCTGGAGCGCAAGCTGCTGCTGGGGCGTGGTTACGACGTCGCCGTGGCGGTGGATGGCATGGACGGCTGGAACGCGCTGCGCTCGGAGCACTTCGACCTGGTCATCACCGACATCGACATGCCGCGCATGGATGGCATCGAGCTGGTGACCCTGATCCGCCGCGACACCCGCCTGCAATCGCTGCCGGTGATGGTGGTGTCCTACAAGGACCGCGAAGAGGACCGTCGGCGCGGTCTGGATGCCGGTGCCGACTATTATCTGGCCAAGGCCAGTTTCCACGATGAGGCCCTGCTGGATGCGGTGGTCGACCTGATCGGGGGTGCCCAGGGATGAAGATAGGGATCGTCAACGACATGCCGCTGGCGGTGGAGGCGATGCGCCGGGCGCTGGCCTTCGAGCCGGCGCACCGGGTGGTCTGGGTCGCGTCCAACGGCGCCGAGGCCATCGAGATGTGCGCCGCGCACAAGCCCGACGTGGTGCTGATGGACCTGTTGATGCCGGTGATGGATGGCGTCGAGGCGACCCGCAGGATCATGGCCCAGAGCCCCTGCGCGATCATCGTCGTCACCGTCGACCTGGAACAGAACATGAGCCGCGTGTTCGACGCCATGGGCAATGGCGCGGTGGACGCGGTGAATACCCCGGCCATCGGTACCGGTGATCCGGCGGAGGCGGCGCGCCCGCTATTGCGCAAGTTGCAGAACCTGGCCTGGCTCAATGCCCCGCGCGATACCCGGCCCAGTTCCAGCGTCGCGCCGGTACGCAAGGGCATCGGGGCGCGCAAGCTGGTGGCCATCGGCTCCTCGGCGGGCGGCCCGGCGGCGCTGGCGGAGCTGTTCGGCCAGTTGCCGGCGAATTTCCCTGCCGCCATCGTCGTGGTCCAGCACGTCGACGAAGTCTTCGCCGCCGGCATGGCCGAGTGGCTGTCGACGCAATCACGGATCCCCGTGCGCCTGGCGCGCAACGGCGAGCCGCCACAGCCGGGCTGCGTGCTGCTGGCCGGCACCAATCATCACATCCGCCTGCTCAAGGGCGGCGAGTTGGCCTATACGGCCGAGCCCAGCAGCCATATCTACCGGCCCTCGATCGACGTGTTCTTCGACAGCCTGGTGGAGAACTGGAGCGGCGACGCCGTCGGTGTGTTGCTCACCGGCATGGGCCGCGACGGCGCCGAGGGCCTGAAGCACATGCGCGAACGAGGCTTCCTGACCCTGGCGCAGGACCAGGGCAGCAGCGCCGTCTACGGCATGCCCAAGGCTGCGGCGGCGATTGGCGCCGCGGTGGAGATTCGCGCACTGGGCGACATCGCCCGACGACTCGCTGACGTCTGCACCTGAGTGCGGACTACGGAGCTGATTCCATGAACCCTTTGACGAGTGACTACCCCGTGCACACCCCAGGCGACTCCACTGTGATGGTGCTGCTGGTCGACGACCAGCCCATGATCGGCGAAGCCGTGCGCCGCGCCCTGGCGGACGATCCGAGCATCGACTTCCACTTCTGCTCCGACCCGCACCAGGCCATTGCCCTGGCGATCCAGATCAAGCCCACCGTGATCCTCCAGGACCTGGTGATGCCCGGCGCCGACGGCCTCTCGCTGGTGCGCGAGTACCGCGCCAACCCCGCGACCCGCGACCTGCCGATCATCGTCCTGTCCACCAAGGAGGACCCGGCGGTGAAGAGCGCGGCGTTCACCGCCGGCGCCAACGACTACCTGGTGAAGCTGCCCGACGCCATCGAACTGATCGCCCGGGTGCGCTACCACTCGCGCTCCTACCTGGCGCTGCTGCAGCGCGACGAGGCCTACCGCGCCCTGCGCGAGAGCCAGCAGCAGCTGCTGGAAACCAACCTGGTGCTGCAGCGGCTGATGAACTCCGACGGCCTCACCGGTCTGTCCAACCGCCGTCACTTCGACGAATACCTGGAAATGGAGTGGCGCCGCGGCCTGCGCGAGCAGGCCCAGCTGTCGATCCTGTTGATCGATGTCGACCACTTCAAGGCCTACAACGACACCTTCGGCCACGTGCAGGGCGACGAGGCGTTGCGCCAGGTCGCCGGGGCGATCCGCGCCAGCGCCAGTCGCCCCTCGGATTTGCCGGCGCGTTATGGCGGCGAAGAGTTCGTCATGGTCCTGCCCAATACCTCGCCGGGCGGCGCGCGCCTGTTGGCCGAGAAGCTGCGGCGCTCGGTGCAGGACCTGAACATCCGCCACGAGCTGCCCACCTCCGGCTCGCCGCTGACCATCAGCATCGGCGTGGCGACGCTGATCCCGAACGCGGGCAAGACCTGCCGCCAGCTCATCGAAATGGCCGACCAGGCGCTCTACAACGCCAAGCACGGTGGCCGCAACCAGGTCGGCATGGCTGACACGACGGACGCGTAAGGTGCGAAAACCGCTGCGCGGCGCGGGCAAACCGCGGCGCGGGCGGCCGCAGAATCGCCTGACGTAGTGCAGATCATCGCGGTCGATCTCAGGTATACTTGCCGGCTTTTCTACGCCCTTTACCCGTGAGAGATGCCCGCCATGGAAATCCAACCAATCCTCAACAGCATCAAGGACCTCACCGACCGTACCCAGTCCATTCGGGGGTATCTTTGACTACGATCTGAAACATGATCGTCTGATCGAAGTAAACCGCGAGCTGGAAGACCCGGCGGTCTGGAACAACCCCGAATACGCCCAGAACCTGGGCCGCGAGCGCGCCACCCTGGCGCAGATCGTCGAGACTCTCGATGAGCTCACCGGCGGTCTGGCCGACTCCCGCGACCTGCTGGACATGGCCGTCGAGGAAAACGACGAAGGTGCCGTGAACGACGTCGCCACTGAAGTCGAGCGCCTGCGCGACATCCTCGAGAAGCTGGAATTCCGCCGCATGTTCAGCGGCGAGATGGACCCGAACAACGCCTACCTGGACATCCAGGCCGGTTCCGGCGGCACCGAAGCCCAGGACTGGGCCAACATGCTGCTGCGCATGTACCTGCGCTGGTCCGACAAGCACGGCTTCAGTGCCGAGATCGTCGAGCTGTCCGAAGGCGAAGTCGCCGGCATCAAGGGCGCCACCGTGCACATCAAGGGCGAGTACGCCTTCGGTTGGCTGCGGACCGAGATCGGCGTGCACCGCCTGGTGCGCAAGAGCCCGTTCGACTCCGGCAACCGTCGCCACACCTCGTTCACCGCGGTCTTCGTCTCGCCGGAAATCGATGACAACATCGAGATCGAGATCAACCCGTCGGACCTGCGCATCGACACCTACCGCTCCTCCGGCGCGGGCGGCCAGCACGTGAACACCACCGACTCCGCGGTGCGTATCACCCACGTGCCGACCAACACCGTGGTGGCGTGCCAGAACGAACGCTCCCAGCACGCCAACAAGGACACCGCCATGAAAATGCTGCGGGCCCGGTTGTACGAGCAGGAGATGCAGAAACGCAACGCCGCTTCGCAGGCGCTGGAAGACACCAAATCCGATATCGGCTGGGGCCACCAGATCCGCTCCTATGTGCTCGACCAGTCGCGCATCAAGGACCTGCGTACCGGCGTGGAACGCAGCGATTGCGACAAGGTGCTGGACGGCGACCTGGACGAATACCTGGAAGCCAGCCTGAAGCAAGGCCTGTAAACAGCACCCCCGCGGGACGGGCCGCGTGGCCCGCCCCGCCAGTAACCCCTATTGATCAAGACGCCAGGCAGATAGACGACCATGAGCGACCAACAACTCGACCAGACCGAACTGCAACAGGAAGAAAACAAGCTGATCGCCCAGCGCAAGGAAAAGCTTGCCGCCGTGCGTGAAGCCAAGGCCATCGCCTTCCCCAACGACTTCCGCCGCGAGAACTACTTCGCGGACCTGCAGAAACAGTACGAGACCGCGACCAAGGAAGAGCTGGAAGCAGCCGCCATCCCGGTCAAGGTCGCCGGTCGCATCATGCTCAACCGCGGCTCATTCATCGTCCTGCAGGACAGCAGCGGCCGCCTGCAGGTCTACGTGAATCGCAAGACCCTGCCGGAAGAAACCCTGGCCGAGATCAAGACCTGGGACCTGGGCGACATCATCGGCGCCGAGGGCACCCTGGCGCGTTCCGGCAAGGGTGACCTGTACGTCGAGATGACCAACGTGCGCCTGCTGACCAAGTCGCTGCGCCCGCTGCCGGACAAGCACCACGGCCTGACCGATACCGAGCAGCGCTACCGCCAGCGCTACGTCGACCTGATCGTCAACGAGGAAACCCGCCACACCTTCCGTGTGCGTTCGCAGGTCATCGCCCACATCCGTCGCTTCCTCTCCGATCGCGGCTTCCTCGAAGTGGAAACCCCGATGCTGCAGACCATCCCCGGCGGCGCGGCGGCCAAGCCCTTCGAAACCCACCACAATGCGCTGGACATGGCCATGTTCCTGCGTATCGCCCCGGAGCTGTACCTCAAGCGCCTGGTCGTCGGTGGCTTCGAGAAGGTCTTCGAGATCAACCGCAACTTCCGTAACGAAGGCGTCTCGACCCGGCACAACCCCGAGTTCACCATGCTCGAGTTCTACCAGGCCTACGCCGACTACGAAGACAACATGGACCTGACCGAAGAGCTGTTCCGCGAGCTGGCCCAGGCCGTGCTCGGCAGCACCGACGTGCCGTACGGCGACAAGGTCTTCCACTTCGGCGAGCCGTTCGCCCGCCTGTCCGTGTTCGACGCCATCCTCAAGTACAACCCGGACATCACCGCGGCTGACCTGAAAGACGTCGAGAAGGCCCGCGCCATCGCCAAGAAGGCCGGCGCCAAGGTCCTTGGCCACGAAGGCCTGGGCAAGCTGCAGGTGATGATTTTCGAAGAGCTGGTCGAGCACAAGCTGGAGCAGCCGCACTTCATTACCCAGTACCCGTTCGAAGTGTCCCCGCTGGCC includes these proteins:
- a CDS encoding methyl-accepting chemotaxis protein encodes the protein MKNWTLRQRILASFAVVIAIMLLMVVISYTRLLRVEASTQRVSEDAMPGTYALTTVRSAWTDSILLTQVLVGLSDGKALDDARRQEFRANHDVLVERITLYERTVSDLRDKELLAHFKQQVTEYDNLLAQVLQLYTTDRDASRHLLLESLEPKWEEGRKTLNQLISLNKEIADAAADNIVTEVTNAKVVMLLSLLLAIAVAAICGLLLMRAITEPVRQVVKGLQVMGGGDFTTRLAMERNDEFAVIETGFNGMAEELKALVSQAQRSAIQVTTSVTEIAATSKQQQATATETAATTTEIGATSREIAATSRDLVRTMTEVSSAAEQTSTLAGSGQMGLARMEETMHHVMGAAELVNAKLAILNERAGNINQVVTTIVKVADQTNLLSLNAAIEAEKAGEYGRGFAVVATEVRRLADQTAVATYDIEQMVREIQSAVSAGVMGMDKFSEEVRRGISEVGQVGEQLSQIIQQVQALAPRVQMVNEGMQAQATGAEQINQALVQLGEATGQTVESLRQASFAIDELNLVANGLRNGVSRFKV
- a CDS encoding chemotaxis protein CheW, with the protein product MASPASRSEAASAGRLYLQFRLGADRYALDVHDVVEVLPLPVLKRVPEAPGWVAGLFAHRGELLPVLDLSQLAFGHSAPRRTSTRLVLARYRNGDQGPEQRLGLILEQATHTLRLDPAAFRDYDLDNGSARYLGPVLEDEQGLLQRVSVDALLSDEARARLLPESGSESP
- a CDS encoding CheR family methyltransferase; protein product: MNDPRFAQLLKARIGLDAESVGDAVIERAVRQRCSKVSGGDAEHYWLQLQGSAEEVQALIEAVIVPETWFFRYPESFAALADLATRRVLELAGTRPLRLLSLPCSTGEEPYSIVMTMLDAGLAPSAFQVDALDVSRSVLERAEEGRYGRNSFRGVELGFRDRHFIDEEGGYRIAETVRKKVRFRVGNLLAADLLAGEAPYDFVFCRNLLIYFDRATQEQVVDVLCRLARADGVLFIGPAEASLMSRIGLKPLGVAQSFAFPLASAEVVRPAPLSWTPPAPLPRPSAPKPVPVQAPMRPRVAVKPVQHVAEPATDALADIARLANSGQAGAARQRCEALLAEKGPNAEAYYWLGLLADAQGQGIEAQGFYRKALYLQPDHQESLLHLAALLAAQGDAAGARRLQERAARGVKRNG
- a CDS encoding chemotaxis protein CheW, with protein sequence MVERGYSSQTELPPVDDCWNRVGVRGDRSCPKLVEYIHCRNCPVHAAAAISLLDRYALGGEEPVQMPVESGETAIEDGRAHLIFRLGEEWLGLPTRALAEVAPACVVHSLPHQRSPALLGVANVRGTLVACVSLGELLGLDIRAAARDDARIVPRMLILAATGGPIISPVDEVDGIHELSESAVITASSHSHAANDRFTRGVMQWRQRSIRLLDQEALLDAATRSLA
- a CDS encoding hybrid sensor histidine kinase/response regulator, which encodes MTPDQMKDASMLELFRLEAEAQTQVLVHGLMALERNPTQADQLEACMRAAHSLKGAARIVGLDAGVQVAHVMEDCLVGAQEGRLLLASGHIDALLAGTDILLHIADAQPERAEQAQQGVPAMVERLQALVSGQAPVRSTLPAPPAPQLAERVAEPVAAPLEPSLVDPSPTVPAEPTARRRASDSDEGGERVLRVTAERLNQLLDYSSKSLVESQRLKPLLDSLQRLKRVQASASRVLDGARDAASTANLDAEAQAYLADARRLVGECQQLLSEQIAELDEFSFKAGQRARSLYDTALACRMRPFSDVLAGQARMVRDLGRSLGKPVRLDVQGASTQVDREVLEKLEAPLTHLLRNAVDHGIEPPDVRARAGKPEEGTIQLLARHHAGMLVLELQDDGGGVDLERLRSAIVRRQLSTEETVARLTEEELLTFLFLPGFSMREQVTEVSGRGVGLDAVQHMVRLLRGGIRMEQVSGQGARFHLEVPLTLSVVRSLVVTIGGEAYAFPLAHIERMRRLAPDEIVQLEGRQQFWHEGRHVGLVAASQLLQRPEGETTADEIPVVVIRERESAYGVAVEKFIGERTLVVVPLDARLGKVQDVSAGALLDDGTPVLILDVEDMLRSVEKLLATGRLERIDPTGRLSGPARKRVLVVDDSLTVRELERKLLLGRGYDVAVAVDGMDGWNALRSEHFDLVITDIDMPRMDGIELVTLIRRDTRLQSLPVMVVSYKDREEDRRRGLDAGADYYLAKASFHDEALLDAVVDLIGGAQG
- a CDS encoding chemotaxis response regulator protein-glutamate methylesterase; translation: MKIGIVNDMPLAVEAMRRALAFEPAHRVVWVASNGAEAIEMCAAHKPDVVLMDLLMPVMDGVEATRRIMAQSPCAIIVVTVDLEQNMSRVFDAMGNGAVDAVNTPAIGTGDPAEAARPLLRKLQNLAWLNAPRDTRPSSSVAPVRKGIGARKLVAIGSSAGGPAALAELFGQLPANFPAAIVVVQHVDEVFAAGMAEWLSTQSRIPVRLARNGEPPQPGCVLLAGTNHHIRLLKGGELAYTAEPSSHIYRPSIDVFFDSLVENWSGDAVGVLLTGMGRDGAEGLKHMRERGFLTLAQDQGSSAVYGMPKAAAAIGAAVEIRALGDIARRLADVCT
- a CDS encoding PleD family two-component system response regulator codes for the protein MNPLTSDYPVHTPGDSTVMVLLVDDQPMIGEAVRRALADDPSIDFHFCSDPHQAIALAIQIKPTVILQDLVMPGADGLSLVREYRANPATRDLPIIVLSTKEDPAVKSAAFTAGANDYLVKLPDAIELIARVRYHSRSYLALLQRDEAYRALRESQQQLLETNLVLQRLMNSDGLTGLSNRRHFDEYLEMEWRRGLREQAQLSILLIDVDHFKAYNDTFGHVQGDEALRQVAGAIRASASRPSDLPARYGGEEFVMVLPNTSPGGARLLAEKLRRSVQDLNIRHELPTSGSPLTISIGVATLIPNAGKTCRQLIEMADQALYNAKHGGRNQVGMADTTDA
- the prfB gene encoding peptide chain release factor 2 (programmed frameshift), which gives rise to MEIQPILNSIKDLTDRTQSIRGYLDYDLKHDRLIEVNRELEDPAVWNNPEYAQNLGRERATLAQIVETLDELTGGLADSRDLLDMAVEENDEGAVNDVATEVERLRDILEKLEFRRMFSGEMDPNNAYLDIQAGSGGTEAQDWANMLLRMYLRWSDKHGFSAEIVELSEGEVAGIKGATVHIKGEYAFGWLRTEIGVHRLVRKSPFDSGNRRHTSFTAVFVSPEIDDNIEIEINPSDLRIDTYRSSGAGGQHVNTTDSAVRITHVPTNTVVACQNERSQHANKDTAMKMLRARLYEQEMQKRNAASQALEDTKSDIGWGHQIRSYVLDQSRIKDLRTGVERSDCDKVLDGDLDEYLEASLKQGL
- the lysS gene encoding lysine--tRNA ligase — encoded protein: MSDQQLDQTELQQEENKLIAQRKEKLAAVREAKAIAFPNDFRRENYFADLQKQYETATKEELEAAAIPVKVAGRIMLNRGSFIVLQDSSGRLQVYVNRKTLPEETLAEIKTWDLGDIIGAEGTLARSGKGDLYVEMTNVRLLTKSLRPLPDKHHGLTDTEQRYRQRYVDLIVNEETRHTFRVRSQVIAHIRRFLSDRGFLEVETPMLQTIPGGAAAKPFETHHNALDMAMFLRIAPELYLKRLVVGGFEKVFEINRNFRNEGVSTRHNPEFTMLEFYQAYADYEDNMDLTEELFRELAQAVLGSTDVPYGDKVFHFGEPFARLSVFDAILKYNPDITAADLKDVEKARAIAKKAGAKVLGHEGLGKLQVMIFEELVEHKLEQPHFITQYPFEVSPLARRNDNDPSVTDRFELFIGGREIANAYSELNDAEDQAERFMLQVKEKDAGDDEAMHFDADFVNALEYGMPPTAGEGIGIDRLVMLLTNSPSIRDVILFPHMRPQA